In Xanthomonas sacchari, a genomic segment contains:
- a CDS encoding SDR family oxidoreductase: MQLADLNAVVTGGVSGLGLAVAQRIVAEGGKVALFDLNDDKGAAAVAALGAERACYLRTDVSDEAQVAAQFGAARAFLGGLNAAVNCAGILGAGRVLGKEAPMPLATFQGTVMVNLVGSFNVAKAAADLMQHNAPGEDGERGVIVNTASVAAYEGQIGQAAYAASKGGVVAMTLPMARELARFGIRVNTIAPGIFWTPMVDGMPEAVQQSLAAAIPYPSRLGRPDEFADTVMFLLRNRYLNGETIRLDGAVRLAPK; this comes from the coding sequence CGTGTCCGGCCTCGGCCTGGCGGTGGCGCAACGCATCGTCGCCGAGGGTGGCAAGGTGGCGCTGTTCGACCTGAACGACGACAAGGGCGCGGCCGCGGTCGCCGCCCTGGGCGCGGAGCGGGCCTGCTACCTGCGCACCGACGTCAGCGACGAGGCCCAGGTGGCCGCCCAGTTCGGCGCGGCACGCGCCTTCCTCGGCGGACTCAACGCGGCGGTGAACTGCGCCGGCATCCTCGGTGCCGGCCGCGTGCTCGGCAAGGAGGCGCCGATGCCGCTGGCCACCTTCCAGGGCACGGTGATGGTCAATCTGGTCGGCAGCTTCAACGTCGCCAAGGCCGCCGCCGACCTGATGCAGCACAACGCCCCGGGCGAGGACGGCGAGCGCGGCGTCATCGTCAACACCGCCAGCGTCGCCGCCTACGAAGGCCAGATCGGCCAGGCCGCCTACGCCGCCTCCAAGGGCGGCGTGGTGGCGATGACCCTGCCGATGGCGCGCGAACTGGCGCGCTTCGGCATCCGCGTCAACACCATCGCCCCCGGCATCTTCTGGACCCCGATGGTCGACGGCATGCCCGAGGCCGTGCAGCAGTCGCTGGCCGCGGCGATCCCGTATCCTTCGCGTCTCGGTCGCCCGGACGAATTCGCCGACACGGTGATGTTCCTGCTGCGCAACCGCTACCTCAACGGCGAGACCATCCGCCTGGACGGCGCGGTGCGGTTGGCGCCGAAGTAG